The Monomorium pharaonis isolate MP-MQ-018 chromosome 5, ASM1337386v2, whole genome shotgun sequence genome includes a window with the following:
- the LOC118645834 gene encoding uncharacterized protein LOC118645834, with amino-acid sequence MYSNNYSIITFAYLCIPNENEWIDICEGYLENWNFPNCVGALDGKHVLIQAPPNSGSMYYNYKKTFSIVLLPACDYKYKFTLIDVGSYGSKSDSGVFTRSNMSTSLRNNTLHLPKGTAKLPGSNLQSPCFFVAFPLTENIMKPYSQRHLSVKEF; translated from the coding sequence atgTACAGCAATAATTACAGCATTATCACCTTTGCATATTTGTGTATTCCAAATGAAAATGAATGGATAGATATTTGTGAAggatatttagaaaattggaATTTTCCTAACTGCGTTGGTGCATTAGACGGCAAACATGTCCTAATTCAAGCGCCACCAAATTCTGGCAGCATGTATTATAACTACAAAAAAACCTTCAGTATAGTACTACTACCTGCGtgtgattataaatataaatttaccttAATAGATGTAGGTTCTTATGGTAGTAAATCTGATAGTGGAGTTTTTACTCGTTCTAATATGTCAACTTCGCTTCGAAATAACACTTTGCATTTGCCAAAAGGTACTGCAAAATTACCTGGTTCTAATTTACAAAGTCCATGTTTTTTTGTTGCCTTTCCTCttacagaaaatataatgaaaccATATTCACAAAGACATCTTTctgttaaagaattttaa
- the LOC118645761 gene encoding uncharacterized protein LOC118645761 — MSDNRIDIGSVGKFDGKNYYQWKFKLCCALQAKGLFGISKGTEVRPVTEGNEQKKWIKDDAYIMFLLTSAMDYSQITLIENCQSSKQIIDKLDAIYEQKTEMNKMIAHEKFLQYKMDRLLDEDASLNASDSSEVALAASSNVDKKNTHEENKQRPKLDKSKIICYKYQKKRHFTKECRGERK, encoded by the exons ATGTCAGACAACAGGATCGACATAGGATCGGTCGGAAAGTTCGATGGTAAAAACTACTACCAATGGAAGTTTAAACTCTGCTGCGCCTTACAAGCAAAAGGCCTCTTTGGAATTAGCAAGGGAACGGAGGTGAGACCGGTCACGGAGGGAAATGAACAGAAGAAATGGATAAAGGATGACGCATATATTATGTTCTTACTAACATCGGCAATGGATTATTCACAAATAACGCTCATCGAGAATTGTCAATCATCGAAGCAGATTATAGATAAGTTAGACGCGATTTATGAACAAAAGActgaaatgaataaaatgatagcacatgagaaatttttacagtataaaatgGAT CGTTTGTTAGATGAAGATGCGAGCCTAAATGCATCCGATAGTTCAGAAGTTGCGTTAGCTGCGTCATCAAATGTAGATAAGAAAAACACTCATGAAGAGAATAAACAGCGGCCGAAATTagataaatcaaaaataatatgttacaaaTATCAAAAGAAGAGGCATTTTACGAAAGAATGTCGTGGGGAAAGGAAATAA